The Aminithiophilus ramosus genome contains a region encoding:
- a CDS encoding oligopeptide/dipeptide ABC transporter ATP-binding protein, with product MNPEIVSLVDVGHTFGGRRGRTPFRALHPLTVSFGEGQSLALVGESGSGKTTLLRLLLGLTRPTEGRLRLFGVDPAAGGERATAARRRCGYIPQDPFGALPPTLTVIDAVAEPLRLGPSPLPREAARERARHLLKLCLLEESLWDVRAGTSLSGGQRQRVSFARALIADPDLLLADEPTSMQDSGTRRLLVARIAERSSRGKGLLFVTHDLVLARAVTERALVLLRGRAVEEGPTEALLREPLHPYTKALVAALPRLGKALTGPPPSLGTAPPGGCPFLHRCPSSLALCASSPPLTALAGGRKVACHLFRERAPSTSDLSR from the coding sequence ATGAATCCTGAAATCGTCTCCCTCGTCGACGTGGGGCACACCTTCGGAGGCAGGAGGGGAAGGACTCCCTTCCGCGCCCTCCACCCTCTGACCGTTTCTTTCGGAGAAGGCCAGTCCCTGGCCCTCGTCGGCGAATCGGGAAGCGGCAAGACGACGCTCCTCCGCCTCCTCCTCGGCCTGACCCGACCGACGGAAGGGCGTCTTCGCCTCTTCGGCGTCGACCCCGCCGCCGGAGGGGAGCGGGCGACGGCGGCCCGGAGACGCTGCGGCTACATCCCTCAGGATCCCTTCGGCGCCCTCCCTCCCACTCTCACCGTCATCGACGCCGTCGCCGAACCCCTCCGGCTGGGCCCTTCTCCCCTTCCGCGCGAGGCGGCCCGCGAAAGGGCCCGGCATCTGCTCAAGCTCTGCCTCCTCGAAGAATCTCTCTGGGACGTCCGGGCCGGAACGAGCCTCTCCGGAGGCCAGCGACAGCGCGTCTCCTTCGCCCGGGCCCTGATCGCCGACCCCGATCTCCTTCTGGCCGACGAACCGACGAGCATGCAGGACAGCGGCACCCGACGCCTCCTCGTCGCGAGGATCGCCGAGAGGTCCTCCCGGGGCAAGGGGCTCCTCTTCGTCACCCACGACCTCGTCCTGGCCCGGGCCGTGACGGAGCGGGCCCTCGTCCTCCTCAGAGGACGGGCCGTCGAGGAAGGCCCGACGGAAGCCCTCCTCCGAGAGCCCCTCCATCCCTACACGAAGGCCCTGGTCGCAGCCCTTCCCCGGCTGGGCAAGGCCCTGACGGGACCGCCTCCCTCGCTGGGAACGGCGCCTCCCGGCGGCTGTCCCTTCCTTCACCGCTGCCCATCGAGCCTTGCCCTCTGCGCCTCCTCTCCGCCCCTCACGGCCCTTGCCGGGGGAAGGAAGGTGGCCTGTCACCTCTTCCGGGAGAGGGCTCCGTCGACTTCCGATCTTTCCCGATAG
- a CDS encoding ABC transporter ATP-binding protein yields the protein MIVVEGLRLTYGGSRDIPALDGIDVVFRPASTTAVVGESGSGKSSLVAALMGILPPGASLAGKITVDGRDVTALGEREKASSYRWTTVSLVLQGAMNAFTPVLTLGRQIGEVLEIHRGLRRSDALKRAGTLLEETGLPRSWTGRYPHELSGGQKQRAAIAMALACDAPYLLADEPTTALDVITQAEIITLLGELTRSRGLGLVLVTHDLALASSVADELVVLQAGRVVEEGPTGHVLAAPRHRHTIDLLEALKELEAHES from the coding sequence ATGATCGTCGTCGAAGGGCTCCGGCTGACCTACGGGGGATCGCGCGACATTCCGGCCCTGGACGGCATCGACGTCGTCTTCCGACCCGCCTCGACGACGGCCGTCGTCGGCGAATCGGGCAGCGGCAAAAGCAGCCTCGTCGCGGCCCTCATGGGAATCCTTCCTCCCGGGGCCTCCCTCGCGGGGAAAATCACCGTCGACGGCCGCGACGTGACGGCCCTCGGCGAAAGGGAGAAGGCCTCCTCCTACCGGTGGACGACGGTCTCCCTCGTCCTGCAGGGGGCCATGAACGCCTTCACGCCCGTCCTCACCCTGGGGCGTCAGATCGGCGAAGTCCTCGAGATTCACCGGGGCCTTCGCCGATCTGACGCCCTGAAACGGGCCGGAACGCTCCTCGAAGAGACGGGCCTGCCCCGGTCCTGGACCGGCCGCTACCCTCACGAGCTTTCGGGAGGCCAGAAGCAGAGGGCCGCCATCGCCATGGCTCTCGCCTGCGACGCCCCCTATCTTCTGGCCGACGAACCGACGACGGCCCTCGACGTGATCACCCAGGCCGAGATCATCACCCTCCTCGGAGAGCTGACGCGAAGCCGCGGTCTGGGTCTCGTCCTCGTCACCCACGACCTGGCCCTGGCTTCGTCCGTGGCCGACGAGCTCGTCGTCCTCCAGGCGGGCCGCGTCGTCGAAGAGGGCCCGACGGGCCACGTTCTCGCCGCACCCCGCCACCGTCACACCATCGACCTTCTGGAGGCCCTGAAGGAGCTGGAAGCCCATGAATCCTGA
- a CDS encoding ABC transporter permease: MTMSLLRRWSPWVLLLLALAGLSGPTLTGPAEESVAPPFSRPLWLDRTSPPTVRLRLDGHDRQVALDWQWGPPAGFSLHVSWSLPEGGRGRLLWEGAGQTLLLAELKGPGGTVSLDGRDMAFRLGLGLTPFQSAMERLLPGPGAYALRYEGDRPLSLDVAAAFPGGRWGLLGTDQRGRDVFRLFLAGINISLLIGLSATFLATLAGTTAGLLSGYLGGIVDGLLMRLADLLLALPVLPILMVLAGLWGRGLWQLVVILSLFSWMGTARTVRALTLSLREAPFVENLRALGAPTAYILGRHLLPEALPVLLATVTLGVPGAILSEAGLAFLGLSDPNLLSWGRMLHEAHGFGAFTAGAWWIIVPPGLGIVVVCLSFLDLGRFLEEKADPRLRERS; encoded by the coding sequence ATGACGATGAGCCTCCTGCGCCGCTGGAGCCCCTGGGTCCTCCTCCTTCTCGCCCTGGCCGGCCTATCGGGCCCGACCCTGACGGGTCCGGCCGAAGAAAGCGTCGCCCCGCCCTTCTCCCGCCCGCTCTGGCTCGATCGGACCTCGCCGCCCACGGTCCGCCTCCGGTTGGACGGCCACGACCGACAGGTCGCCCTCGACTGGCAATGGGGCCCGCCGGCGGGATTTTCCCTTCATGTCTCCTGGAGCCTTCCCGAGGGAGGCCGGGGACGCCTTCTCTGGGAGGGAGCGGGACAGACGCTCCTCCTGGCCGAGCTGAAAGGCCCCGGGGGGACCGTCTCCCTCGACGGCCGCGACATGGCCTTCCGCCTCGGCCTGGGACTGACGCCCTTTCAGTCCGCCATGGAGAGACTTCTTCCCGGACCCGGCGCCTACGCGCTCCGCTACGAGGGAGACCGGCCCCTCTCTCTCGACGTCGCCGCCGCCTTTCCCGGCGGACGCTGGGGCCTCCTCGGGACGGACCAGAGGGGACGAGACGTCTTCCGCCTCTTTCTGGCCGGGATCAACATCTCGCTTCTCATCGGCCTGTCGGCGACGTTCCTGGCCACTCTGGCAGGGACGACGGCGGGCCTTCTGAGCGGCTATCTGGGAGGGATCGTCGACGGCCTTCTCATGCGGCTGGCCGACCTTCTCCTGGCCCTGCCCGTGCTGCCCATCCTCATGGTTCTGGCCGGCCTCTGGGGGCGGGGCCTCTGGCAGCTCGTTGTCATCCTGAGCCTTTTCTCCTGGATGGGAACGGCCCGAACCGTGCGGGCCCTCACCCTCTCTCTGCGCGAGGCGCCCTTCGTCGAAAACCTCCGCGCCCTGGGAGCTCCCACCGCCTACATCCTGGGCCGTCACCTCCTTCCCGAGGCCCTGCCCGTCCTTCTGGCGACGGTGACTCTCGGCGTCCCAGGGGCGATCCTCTCCGAGGCGGGTCTGGCCTTCCTGGGCCTCTCGGACCCCAACCTCCTCTCCTGGGGGCGGATGCTCCACGAGGCCCACGGCTTCGGAGCCTTCACGGCCGGAGCCTGGTGGATCATCGTCCCGCCTGGCCTGGGCATCGTCGTCGTCTGCCTCTCCTTTCTCGATCTGGGGCGCTTTCTGGAGGAGAAGGCCGATCCCCGCCTCCGCGAGAGATCATGA